A genomic stretch from Octopus sinensis linkage group LG14, ASM634580v1, whole genome shotgun sequence includes:
- the LOC118766030 gene encoding uncharacterized protein DDB_G0283697-like isoform X1, whose amino-acid sequence MSYVWGDEQCWKQQKRSGTTTRNTTGRRSRHYNRESVDRSYCDRLTRREQYDTWRSGYGFDDEEEEEERLRYHNQQQQHQQQQQQQQRCRRSQRKRNGIHGSIASLPILPSSSLRSILKSSSSAENLINSDYLDKRSRIEDDVGAVPPGVRVYWMRDQQLRKSIKQGKKVQFHENSRANKRNKQYTRRSNDTTSDEEEEESELESIFRSDEEAYCRKRPATPVFKRNVKTSSNGTVKSHSKSQQDFPKSSRTLRSSFKVFNDADNSHRNNVPSNTKDHVRTQQDLISAAKSSQQEKCPFTRSYTKMAADTNEDIVQFNALRRKSIHNINSFVRSSARCSQRSNFGNRTSQRMQRPVADPRSSIHNLPNPTTSNHVHLQQIYNPNNRDFDYYDDLPQIPVRSCKKRSSSRHFHNRSDYNNIDNNTSYSQKPHYMGDIENEETADPLLQTNAGNQTNTPFQRSFSTREYGSRRNTERNSHNRSSMKHRSHGQQVHLTDTTGLPNDATISNRHEETYNPKVLRNSMRRKSLFNPLPNSHFMPEADDFKTEEDQRTLSMENCNSNGSNMISSNNSVTINNNGFGDGGRGGGLRGVEDCNRNITSTTFVPGISPTESGDVEATPEELPYCPFSRPVISTEDKNLDPTDKMIPAVGGEQNGRPSLARPLAEEAVAAALRRSARQRRSNKYLSVKSDHSSSLKSSDVSSEFRGRQQKPLSEVLANSVSVAEQQKQPTNYNQSYPYLSPVTPVYQSSKQAPDESESFHQFVQNQQEQFDPTENPILFQRSSFQQDTAPTAAAYRPLPSIPSFVPPLTEMFPPVEETTTLPEFLPLNCNYNLPLGVVKPLPIVLTPPQIPPELLPKPIRKSELNPRCDSNGGLTVASDPNVEDSKEVVSSKTADRKDGKEKEKSDKKDRKKKKKRKKKKKDKKKKEEEEKKKKEEKEKREEKEREKLNREKEKNKKNKKKNTQEKKSLKMNPSLR is encoded by the coding sequence ATGTCGTATGTTTGGGGCGATGAGCAATGCTGGAAacagcagaaaaggagtggaacaACAACGCGAAATACTACTGGCAGACGGAGTAGACATTACAACCGTGAATCGGTGGACAGAAGTTATTGTGACAGATTGACCAGAAGAGAACAATATGATACTTGGAGATCCGGATACGGATTTGAtgacgaagaggaggaggaagagcggCTGCGCTATcacaatcaacaacaacagcatcaacagcagcagcagcagcagcaacgttgCAGGCGGAGTCAAAGGAAGAGGAACGGAATACACGGTAGTATAGCGTCTCTTCCCATCCTGCCATCCTCTTCACTGCGGAGTATCTTGAAGTCCTCATCTTCTGCAGAGAATTTAATCAATAGTGATTATTTAGACAAAAGAAGTCGAATTGAAGATGATGTTGGTGCCGTTCCTCCGGGGGTGAGGGTCTACTGGATGAGGGATCAACAGTTGCGGAAAAGCATCAAACAGGGAAAGAAGGTTCAATTCCACGAAAACTCGCGAGCGAATAAAAGAAACAAGCAGTATACACGGAGGAGTAATGATACCACGtctgacgaagaagaagaagaaagcgaaCTGGAATCTATTTTCCGCAGTGATGAGGAAGCGTATTGCAGGAAAAGACCAGCCACGCCAGTTTTCAAAAGAAATGTTAAAACTTCATCGAATGGAACAGTGAAGTCTCACTCCAAAAGTCAACAGGATTTCCCTAAAAGTTCCAGAACTCTGCGCAGTAGCTTCAAAGTTTTTAACGATGCTGATAACAGCCACAGAAATAATGTTCCTTCAAATACCAAAGATCACGTTCGTACTCAACAAGATCTAATTTCTGCAGCTAAATCATCTCAGCAGGAAAAATGTCCGTTCACACGTAGTTATACAAAAATGGCTGCTGATACAAATGAAGATATTGTCCAGTTCAATGCCCTCCGTCGTAAGAGCATACATAACATCAATTCGTTCGTACGCAGCTCTGCTAGATGTTCCCAACGCAGTAATTTTGGCAACAGGACATCTCAACGAATGCAACGCCCTGTCGCCGATCCACGCTCAAGCATCCATAACCTTCCCAATCCGACTACATCAAACCATGTTCATCTGCAGCAAATATACAACCCCAACAATCGCGATTTCGATTATTATGACGATCTGCCACAAATTCCTGTTCGTTCTTGCAAGAAACGCTCCTCAAGCCGTCATTTTCACAACAGAAGCGATTATAACAACATCGATAATAACACAAGTTATTCTCAAAAACCTCATTACATGGGCGATATAGAAAATGAAGAGACCGCTGACCCACTGCTACAGACTAATGCTGGAAATCAAACTAATACTCCATTTCAAAGATCCTTTTCAACAAGGGAGTATGGTTCGAGGCGAAACACAGAACGAAACAGTCATAACCGAAGCAGTATGAAGCACAGGAGCCACGGACAACAGGTCCATTTGACTGATACGACAGGATTACCCAACGATGCAACTATTTCTAATAGACACGAAGAAACGTATAATCCTAAAGTTTTACGGAACTCTATGCGGAGAAAGTCATTGTTTAACCCATTGCCAAATTCACATTTTATGCCTGAAGCAGATGATTTTAAAACTGAGGAGGATCAACGAACATTATCAATGGAAAACTGTAACAGCAACGGTAGCAATATGATTAGTTCTAATAATAGTGTGACTATCAATAACAACGGGTTTGGTGACGGTGGAAGAGGGGGTGGACTCCGTGGTGTTGAAGATTGTAACAGAAATATTACTTCGACTACTTTTGTACCTGGTATCTCACCAACTGAAAGCGGCGACGTTGAAGCAACACCAGAAGAGCTCCCTTATTGTCCATTTTCGAGACCAGTCATCTCAACTGAAGATAAGAATCTCGATCCAACGGATAAAATGATACCTGCAGTGGGAGGAGAACAAAATGGGCGGCCGTCATTGGCAAGACCATTGGCAGAAGAAGCTGTCGCAGCTGCCCTGCGTCGTTCTGCAAGGCAACGACGAAGCAACAAGTATTTGTCTGTTAAATCCGACCACAGTAGTTCCTTAAAGAGTTCAGATGTCTCATCTGAATTTAGAGGACGCCAACAAAAACCCCTTTCTGAGGTTTTAGCAAACTCAGTTTCTGTTGCAGAGCAACAAAAGCAGCCAACAAATTACAACCAGTCTTATCCATATTTATCTCCAGTGACCCCTGTTTATCAATCATCGAAACAGGCCCCTGACGAATCAGAATCCTTTCATCAATTCGTTCAGAACCAACAGGAACAGTTTGATCCGACAGAAAACCCAATTCTTTTCCAAAGATCTTCATTTCAGCAAGACACAGCACCCACAGCTGCCGCTTATCGCCCTTTGCCATCGATACCATCATTTGTTCCACCTTTGACAGAAATGTTTCCCCCAGTGGAAGAGACTACTACATTACCCGAGTTTCTCCCATTAAATTGTAACTATAACTTGCCTCTTGGTGTTGTTAAACCACTGCCCATTGTTCTGACTCCGCCGCAAATCCCACCTGAGCTTCTTCCGAAACCCATTCGAAAATCAGAGCTAAACCCTCGGTGTGACTCAAATGGAGGCCTCACTGTAGCTTCAGACCCTAATGTAGAGGATTCAAAGGAAGTAGTATCGTCAAAAACTGCCGATCGTAAAgatggaaaggagaaagagaaaagcgaCAAGAAAGaccgaaagaagaagaaaaagaggaagaagaaaaagaaggataaaaagaagaaagaggaagaagaaaagaaaaagaaagaagagaaagaaaaaagagaagagaaggaaagagagaagttaaacagggagaaagagaagaataagaagaataagaagaaaaatactcAAGagaaaaaatcgttaaaaatgaATCCAAGTCTGAGATAG
- the LOC118766030 gene encoding uncharacterized protein DDB_G0283697-like isoform X2, with the protein MSYVWGDEQCWKQQKRSGTTTRNTTGRRSRHYNRESVDRSYCDRLTRREQYDTWRSGYGFDDEEEEEERLRYHNQQQQHQQQQQQQQRCRRSQRKRNGIHGSIASLPILPSSSLRSILKSSSSAENLINSDYLDKRSRIEDDVGAVPPGVRVYWMRDQQLRKSIKQGKKVQFHENSRANKRNKQYTRRSNDTTSDEEEEESELESIFRSDEEAYCRKRPATPVFKRNVKTSSNGTVKSHSKSQQDFPKSSRTLRSSFKVFNDADNSHRNNVPSNTKDHVRTQQDLISAAKSSQQEKCPFTRSYTKMAADTNEDIVQFNALRRKSIHNINSFVRSSARCSQRSNFGNRTSQRMQRPVADPRSSIHNLPNPTTSNHVHLQQIYNPNNRDFDYYDDLPQIPVRSCKKRSSSRHFHNRSDYNNIDNNTSYSQKPHYMGDIENEETADPLLQTNAGNQTNTPFQRSFSTREYGSRRNTERNSHNRSSMKHRSHGQQVHLTDTTGLPNDATISNRHEETYNPKVLRNSMRRKSLFNPLPNSHFMPEADDFKTEEDQRTLSMENCNSNGSNMISSNNSVTINNNGFGDGGRGGGLRGVEDCNRNITSTTFVPGISPTESGDVEATPEELPYCPFSRPVISTEDKNLDPTDKMIPAVGGEQNGRPSLARPLAEEALSEVLANSVSVAEQQKQPTNYNQSYPYLSPVTPVYQSSKQAPDESESFHQFVQNQQEQFDPTENPILFQRSSFQQDTAPTAAAYRPLPSIPSFVPPLTEMFPPVEETTTLPEFLPLNCNYNLPLGVVKPLPIVLTPPQIPPELLPKPIRKSELNPRCDSNGGLTVASDPNVEDSKEVVSSKTADRKDGKEKEKSDKKDRKKKKKRKKKKKDKKKKEEEEKKKKEEKEKREEKEREKLNREKEKNKKNKKKNTQEKKSLKMNPSLR; encoded by the exons ATGTCGTATGTTTGGGGCGATGAGCAATGCTGGAAacagcagaaaaggagtggaacaACAACGCGAAATACTACTGGCAGACGGAGTAGACATTACAACCGTGAATCGGTGGACAGAAGTTATTGTGACAGATTGACCAGAAGAGAACAATATGATACTTGGAGATCCGGATACGGATTTGAtgacgaagaggaggaggaagagcggCTGCGCTATcacaatcaacaacaacagcatcaacagcagcagcagcagcagcaacgttgCAGGCGGAGTCAAAGGAAGAGGAACGGAATACACGGTAGTATAGCGTCTCTTCCCATCCTGCCATCCTCTTCACTGCGGAGTATCTTGAAGTCCTCATCTTCTGCAGAGAATTTAATCAATAGTGATTATTTAGACAAAAGAAGTCGAATTGAAGATGATGTTGGTGCCGTTCCTCCGGGGGTGAGGGTCTACTGGATGAGGGATCAACAGTTGCGGAAAAGCATCAAACAGGGAAAGAAGGTTCAATTCCACGAAAACTCGCGAGCGAATAAAAGAAACAAGCAGTATACACGGAGGAGTAATGATACCACGtctgacgaagaagaagaagaaagcgaaCTGGAATCTATTTTCCGCAGTGATGAGGAAGCGTATTGCAGGAAAAGACCAGCCACGCCAGTTTTCAAAAGAAATGTTAAAACTTCATCGAATGGAACAGTGAAGTCTCACTCCAAAAGTCAACAGGATTTCCCTAAAAGTTCCAGAACTCTGCGCAGTAGCTTCAAAGTTTTTAACGATGCTGATAACAGCCACAGAAATAATGTTCCTTCAAATACCAAAGATCACGTTCGTACTCAACAAGATCTAATTTCTGCAGCTAAATCATCTCAGCAGGAAAAATGTCCGTTCACACGTAGTTATACAAAAATGGCTGCTGATACAAATGAAGATATTGTCCAGTTCAATGCCCTCCGTCGTAAGAGCATACATAACATCAATTCGTTCGTACGCAGCTCTGCTAGATGTTCCCAACGCAGTAATTTTGGCAACAGGACATCTCAACGAATGCAACGCCCTGTCGCCGATCCACGCTCAAGCATCCATAACCTTCCCAATCCGACTACATCAAACCATGTTCATCTGCAGCAAATATACAACCCCAACAATCGCGATTTCGATTATTATGACGATCTGCCACAAATTCCTGTTCGTTCTTGCAAGAAACGCTCCTCAAGCCGTCATTTTCACAACAGAAGCGATTATAACAACATCGATAATAACACAAGTTATTCTCAAAAACCTCATTACATGGGCGATATAGAAAATGAAGAGACCGCTGACCCACTGCTACAGACTAATGCTGGAAATCAAACTAATACTCCATTTCAAAGATCCTTTTCAACAAGGGAGTATGGTTCGAGGCGAAACACAGAACGAAACAGTCATAACCGAAGCAGTATGAAGCACAGGAGCCACGGACAACAGGTCCATTTGACTGATACGACAGGATTACCCAACGATGCAACTATTTCTAATAGACACGAAGAAACGTATAATCCTAAAGTTTTACGGAACTCTATGCGGAGAAAGTCATTGTTTAACCCATTGCCAAATTCACATTTTATGCCTGAAGCAGATGATTTTAAAACTGAGGAGGATCAACGAACATTATCAATGGAAAACTGTAACAGCAACGGTAGCAATATGATTAGTTCTAATAATAGTGTGACTATCAATAACAACGGGTTTGGTGACGGTGGAAGAGGGGGTGGACTCCGTGGTGTTGAAGATTGTAACAGAAATATTACTTCGACTACTTTTGTACCTGGTATCTCACCAACTGAAAGCGGCGACGTTGAAGCAACACCAGAAGAGCTCCCTTATTGTCCATTTTCGAGACCAGTCATCTCAACTGAAGATAAGAATCTCGATCCAACGGATAAAATGATACCTGCAGTGGGAGGAGAACAAAATGGGCGGCCGTCATTGGCAAGACCATTGGCAGAAGAAGCT CTTTCTGAGGTTTTAGCAAACTCAGTTTCTGTTGCAGAGCAACAAAAGCAGCCAACAAATTACAACCAGTCTTATCCATATTTATCTCCAGTGACCCCTGTTTATCAATCATCGAAACAGGCCCCTGACGAATCAGAATCCTTTCATCAATTCGTTCAGAACCAACAGGAACAGTTTGATCCGACAGAAAACCCAATTCTTTTCCAAAGATCTTCATTTCAGCAAGACACAGCACCCACAGCTGCCGCTTATCGCCCTTTGCCATCGATACCATCATTTGTTCCACCTTTGACAGAAATGTTTCCCCCAGTGGAAGAGACTACTACATTACCCGAGTTTCTCCCATTAAATTGTAACTATAACTTGCCTCTTGGTGTTGTTAAACCACTGCCCATTGTTCTGACTCCGCCGCAAATCCCACCTGAGCTTCTTCCGAAACCCATTCGAAAATCAGAGCTAAACCCTCGGTGTGACTCAAATGGAGGCCTCACTGTAGCTTCAGACCCTAATGTAGAGGATTCAAAGGAAGTAGTATCGTCAAAAACTGCCGATCGTAAAgatggaaaggagaaagagaaaagcgaCAAGAAAGaccgaaagaagaagaaaaagaggaagaagaaaaagaaggataaaaagaagaaagaggaagaagaaaagaaaaagaaagaagagaaagaaaaaagagaagagaaggaaagagagaagttaaacagggagaaagagaagaataagaagaataagaagaaaaatactcAAGagaaaaaatcgttaaaaatgaATCCAAGTCTGAGATAG